taaaaaaaCAACGAACTTCCAAAATATCGTTTCGAGATTTGTTCTACAACAACATGTCTTCCATTTTGATCTGTGTTGAATATTATATGTCTTCCAATACATCCTGTGGTAATCAAATGACGTATGTCTTCCAAGGATTCATATTTATAAGGATTTAATTGtgtaatgagaaaaaaatatataaataaatgtatttaaaacaCATATTTCGATAATgggaattttttcatttgtttatctAACCAAAATAAAACGTGTTTACGTCGACAACTGTCATCTGTCACTTGTCATACATGTCAACGAAAAAATATAGACGAAACCTACGTATGCAATGCAATAATTAAAAAAGGTGGGGAGATTTGgtagaaaaatttcatatcgCCATTTATATCCAGAGTAAAGGGcattaaaggaaaaaaattgagaacattTTGTCGAAAACACTTGCAACATTGCCATGTATCAGCTTCccaaatatatttgtatgaaatttaattacaataaatccagtaatttcgacaaaattcttaaaaaatttatatcaatattttccctTCAActctttttgttttgaattcgaaatttttattttgttataaatcattttatatccTTCTATCATCATCAACAccctataataaaaaaatataaaaagtaataaataaataaatatatgagacGCCTATGGTGCTGATAATACATCAGCTACATTAATTTAGAAGTTATCTACTTTACCGACAGTGGGCATTTAAATCAGCGCTTTTATAGTTACGTTACTTGATAATAGATGGCAAAGtgagtaataaatattttattatttctaaattatgaataaatggCTTAAGTTATTTATCGATAATTTTATCACGAAGAATACCATATAGTTTCGATTATTATACAGTGTGGATTAGTAATATCAACAATATAAACCGAAGGAGTCTATAAAAATCAAACTTGTAGTTTAGGTACTCGACAGTAGATGCTGCTACTAGTAACGAAAGTtattaataatgattatttcctgaattaaatgctttttcaaaaatatagatatatttgtaaattaattgaaaatttttctatgttaTCAGCAACTAGCGATTAATATGAGAAAAGTAGTATTATTGCGATTGCTGGTGTTGTGGTTCCGTTAAAAAACGATAGATCGCGCTTGTAGTGtgacataaatatttcaaatagtatACAGGGGTATCCAAAATTAAGGAGATTTACGtatattcataaacaaatttaataataaaaaaatatgtaaatataggaaaatttattagatttcttcatttttcttcgtATTCTGAGTAGTAGATTTCGAATTTTGTAAAGGTAAATTACGATTTAACGTGTTCAATTTGATGAGAGTTACCTACAAGAACAAACCAAacgaatttttgttttctacgTGGATATTTCCACCTACTTTTGATGTTTCTCTTTGTCCTTCGCATGTAGTCCTACGAAATAGTTCTTGAATCGACTTTCTTAGCTTTCTTGataaagtgaaataaacaaGTGGATTCAAAGCTGAATTCCAATGGCCCAAAAGTAGCAAGTAACGACTTTTCTGTTGGGTAAATTTGTCTGTCGATTCGTCGTCTGATGATACTGATTTTAGATCGGTTACTAACATCCAAACGTGTATTGGTAGCCAACAAATTGCAAATATAGCGGCTAGGAGAAACAATACGTAAGCTACTCTTCTTCTTTTCACTATTACGTTGCCTGACTACAAAAAATCTAATGATAAAAAAGGTCAACTTAAATTTAGAGCACTATATCTCGTGAAATAAAAACgatacataaacaaaaatttgacctgttatagaaaaattgtttgtaaatCGAGtggtttttgaaatttgactcTAAGTAGAGCCGTTCGGAAGTTATGAGCTATTTTATGAGACAACgctctttttttttctagtttttaaaaAGTCAACTTTAAGGTCTTATATCTCGTTAACTATAAACATTGAATGTatcaaaatatggtaaaatataGTTCAACAATTTCTCAATCAAATGACATCAAAAACTGTATTCTATCTTGTGCTGTacaaaatatacgaggtttttcataaaacaatgttatttttcaaatttatgaaaagtCACTTTTAAAGCCCTATATCTCGTAAACTGGAATAAttagaaacgtcaaattttgagAGTACGTGAAACagtaatttataaatcaattgaCGTTTGGTATAATATTATATCTTCACTCAATCAAAAAATACGAGGTATTTTAGAAAacgtttcttaattttttaaaaagtcaattttaaaGCCCTGTATCTCGTAAACTATAGCAATTAGAAACGTCATATATTGAGAGtatgtgaaataataatttataaatcaattgaCGTTTGGTATAGTATTATATCTTCACTCAATCAAAAAATACGAGGTATTTTAGAAAacgtttcttaattttttaaaaagtcaattttaaaGCCCTGTATCTCGTAAACTATAGCAATTAGAAACGTCATATATTGAGAGtatgtgaaataataatttataaatcaattgaCGTTTGGTATAGTATTATATCTTCACTCAATCAAAAAATACGAGGTATTTTAGAAAacgtttcttaattttttaaaaagtcaattttaaaGCCCTGTATCTCGTAAACTATAGCAATTAGAAACGTCATATATTGAGAGtatgtgaaataataatttataaatcaattgaCGTTTCGTCAAATATTGTATCTTCATTCATTCAAAAGTTACGAGGTATTTTACGAaacaatgttatttttcaaatttctgaaAAGTCACTTTTAAAGCCCCGTATCTCGTAAACTAGAATAAttagaaacgtcaaattttgagagtatgtgaaataataatttataaatcaattgaCGTTTGGTATAGTATTATATCTTCACTCAATCAAAAAATACGAGGTATTTTAGAAAacgtttcttaattttttaaaaagtcaattttaaaTCCCTGAATCTCGTAAACTATAGCAATTAGAAACGTCATATATTGAGAGtatgtgaaataataatttataaatcaattgaCGTTTGGTATGATATTGTATCTTCATTCAATCAAAAAATACGAGGTATTCTAGAAaacatttcttaattttttaaaaagtcaattttaaaGCCCTGTATCTCGTAAACTATAacaattagaaatataaaatattctcatGATATAgaacaatatattataaatcaattGACGTTTCGTCAAATATTGTATCTTCATTCATTCAAAAGTTACGAGGCATTTTGAGAaacaatgttatttttcaaatttctgaaAAGTCACTTTTAATGCCCTGTATCTCGTAAACTATAacaattagaaatataaaatattctcatGATATAgaacaatatattataaatcaattGACGTTTCgtcaaatattttatcttcATTCATTCAAAAGTTACGAGGCATTTTGAGAaacaatgttatttttcaaatttctgaaAAGTCACTTTTAATGCCCTGTATCTCGTAAACTAGAATAAttagaaacgtcaaatttcgGGAGTACgtgaaacaataatttataaatcaattgatGCTTGGTATAATATTGTATctttattcattcaaaaaatacgaggtattttagaaaacatttcttaatttcaactttaaagCTCTATATCTCGCTAACTAGctgaaataaaaacttgaaaatttgacattttacgtaactttttcttgtaaatctgtgtaaaattttacaaaatgcCATTTTGTATGGTTCgctaaatataattaaaaatattttatcccaTGCTGTTCCAAACCTCTTACAACGTATTTAAATCGATCCAATAGGTTTAAATGATATGATCTATTaccagaaaaattttttttaacctgCCTGATATCGAGAATCATCATAAAGTTCATTAATAGCGCAAAGGGTTCGTCCCATCGTAGTGTAAGTAAACGTCATTATCAACCCTGAAAAAAAACCATGAAAAAATGAACGAATCACTTCACAATCCACCGTATAGGCCAGACCTGAACCTCACCtggtattaaaaatatgaacgtGAACCAAATTATTCCAAGAACGTGTcgagatataaaaaaatcatcccAATTTTCCAAACACAAGTAAACAGAAATATTCCTATCGGGTAATGGTATATTTTCCACTTCCAAATCATACACCCATAAAACCGGACAAAATACCACCATGGAAATGGTCCAAATACCACTAATATTAACAAGACAACCGCGTTTATCGAAAGGTGGGTACAACAACCCCATAAGAGGTTTAGTTATGGCGAAATATCGATGCATCGCCATAGCTGTTATAGTCAGAATGCTAGTAGCAACAGCGataccttaaaaaaa
This DNA window, taken from Diorhabda sublineata isolate icDioSubl1.1 chromosome 4, icDioSubl1.1, whole genome shotgun sequence, encodes the following:
- the LOC130443458 gene encoding QRFP-like peptide receptor codes for the protein MNDSNGTNFEIDVNRLLEEFNNNDYVLIGIYIPVFLTALGANLLFIIVISKIRIKRTSNYFLLNLSTADLFVTLICMPNAMWRAYTTLYSFDRYSCKIIAYVECIAVATSILTITAMAMHRYFAITKPLMGLLYPPFDKRGCLVNISGIWTISMVVFCPVLWVYDLEVENIPLPDRNISVYLCLENWDDFFISRHVLGIIWFTFIFLIPGLIMTFTYTTMGRTLCAINELYDDSRYQAGNVIVKRRRVAYVLFLLAAIFAICWLPIHVWMLVTDLKSVSSDDESTDKFTQQKSRYLLLLGHWNSALNPLVYFTLSRKLRKSIQELFRRTTCEGQRETSKVTLIKLNTLNRNLPLQNSKSTTQNTKKNEEI